One genomic region from Streptomyces sp. NBC_01304 encodes:
- the kdpA gene encoding potassium-transporting ATPase subunit KdpA, translated as MSPVLADVLLVATLIAALALAHRPLGDYMARVYEPESKRHLRLEKWIYKSIGARPDVEMHWPAYLRAVLAFSLVGVLFLYVLQRVQDKLPLSLGFPAISADQAFNTAASFVSNTNWQSYSGESAMSHLTQTGGLAVQNFVSAAVGMAVAVALIRGFARARTGELGNFWADLVRGTVRILLPLSILAAILLVAAGAIQNFSGIQHLTTLTGEQQAISPGAVASQEAIKDLGTNGGGYFNANSAHPFENPNGFTNLLEIFLLLLIPFSLPRTFGRMVGSVRQGYAIVAAMGLIWFVGVVLVTWIEYAHPGTASQLAGGAMEGKEQRFGEGPSALFGVSTTMTSTGSVNSFLDSFSGLSGGVLLLGMMLGEIAPGGVGCGLYGMLIMAIIAVFLAGLMVGRTPEYLGKKLGTREIKLAACYILITPALALVGTALAMALGTGESSMTNIGPHGFSEVLYAYTSASNNNGSAFAGFDGNTTYHNTALGLCMLLGRFLPMVFVLALAGSLAEQTPIPATAGTLRTEKPLFTGLLVGTILIVTGLTFFPALALGPLAEGLAA; from the coding sequence ATGAGTCCCGTACTGGCCGACGTCCTTCTGGTCGCCACGCTGATCGCCGCACTGGCCCTGGCACATCGCCCGCTGGGCGACTACATGGCCCGTGTCTACGAGCCCGAGTCGAAGCGGCACCTCCGCCTCGAAAAGTGGATCTACAAATCCATCGGCGCCCGCCCCGACGTGGAGATGCACTGGCCCGCCTATCTGCGCGCCGTCCTCGCCTTCTCCCTCGTGGGCGTCCTCTTCCTGTACGTGCTCCAGCGCGTCCAGGACAAGCTGCCGCTGTCGCTCGGCTTCCCGGCGATCAGCGCGGACCAGGCGTTCAACACCGCCGCATCCTTCGTGTCGAACACCAACTGGCAGTCGTACTCGGGTGAATCGGCGATGAGCCACCTCACCCAGACCGGCGGCCTGGCCGTGCAGAACTTCGTCTCGGCGGCGGTCGGCATGGCGGTCGCCGTCGCCCTGATCCGAGGCTTCGCCCGCGCCCGCACCGGCGAGCTCGGCAACTTCTGGGCGGACCTGGTGCGCGGCACCGTACGCATCCTGCTCCCGCTCTCGATCCTGGCGGCGATCCTGCTGGTCGCCGCCGGCGCCATCCAGAACTTCTCCGGCATCCAGCACCTCACCACGCTCACCGGCGAGCAGCAGGCGATCAGCCCGGGCGCGGTCGCCTCGCAGGAAGCCATCAAGGACCTGGGCACCAACGGCGGCGGCTACTTCAACGCCAACTCCGCGCACCCCTTCGAGAACCCCAACGGCTTCACCAACCTCCTGGAGATCTTCCTTCTCCTCCTGATCCCGTTCTCGCTGCCGCGCACCTTCGGCAGGATGGTCGGCTCGGTCCGCCAGGGGTACGCGATCGTCGCGGCGATGGGCCTCATCTGGTTCGTCGGCGTCGTCCTGGTGACCTGGATCGAGTACGCGCACCCGGGGACTGCCTCGCAGCTGGCGGGCGGCGCGATGGAGGGCAAGGAGCAGCGCTTCGGCGAGGGCCCGTCGGCGCTGTTCGGGGTGTCCACCACGATGACGTCGACCGGCTCGGTCAACTCCTTCCTCGACTCCTTCAGCGGCCTGTCCGGCGGGGTGCTGCTGCTCGGCATGATGCTCGGCGAGATCGCGCCCGGCGGTGTCGGCTGCGGCCTGTACGGCATGCTCATCATGGCGATCATCGCGGTGTTCCTGGCCGGGCTGATGGTCGGCCGTACCCCGGAGTACCTGGGCAAGAAGCTGGGCACGCGCGAGATCAAGCTGGCCGCCTGCTACATCCTGATCACCCCGGCCCTGGCACTGGTCGGCACGGCCCTCGCGATGGCGCTCGGCACGGGCGAGTCCTCGATGACGAACATCGGCCCGCACGGCTTCTCGGAAGTCCTGTACGCCTACACCTCGGCGTCCAACAACAACGGCTCGGCCTTCGCCGGCTTCGACGGCAACACCACCTACCACAACACCGCGTTGGGCCTGTGCATGCTGCTCGGCCGCTTCCTGCCGATGGTGTTCGTGCTCGCGCTGGCCGGTTCGCTGGCGGAGCAGACCCCGATCCCGGCCACCGCGGGCACGCTGCGTACCGAAAAGCCGCTGTTCACCGGCCTGTTGGTCGGCACGATCCTGATCGTCACGGGCCTCACCTTCTTCCCGGCCCTGGCCCTCGGCCCGCTCGCGGAAGGACTGGCGGCATGA
- the kdpF gene encoding K(+)-transporting ATPase subunit F, giving the protein MSAENIIGLIVAVALLGYLVLALVKPERF; this is encoded by the coding sequence GTGAGCGCAGAAAACATCATCGGGCTGATCGTCGCCGTCGCCCTCCTCGGCTATCTCGTCCTCGCCCTCGTCAAACCGGAGAGGTTCTGA
- a CDS encoding TNT domain-containing protein: MNRIRRSLSALGITAALVAVPTTASAATPDDRPTTARPAPCTGEFHGDKRLGPRHLPAKSEAPVGPLLKKWKRTGKLNDAAFVTKYWEGPADTGSWKYPPNDGFAEVNGEIDKEPAKLRTGQRLDRFGSEYGAFLAPAGDPYKERALPPTNLNSPSPAEPCNYHVYKVTKPFWVWQGGIAPWFEQPGGGQQIKLDSVFLDPGEGQRLNVKWLLEHGYLAAAQP, from the coding sequence TTGAACCGAATCCGCCGCTCCTTATCGGCCCTGGGCATCACCGCCGCCCTGGTCGCGGTCCCCACCACCGCGAGCGCCGCCACCCCTGACGACCGGCCCACCACGGCCCGCCCCGCCCCCTGCACGGGCGAGTTCCACGGCGACAAGCGGCTCGGCCCCCGGCATCTGCCCGCCAAGTCCGAGGCGCCGGTCGGTCCCCTGCTCAAGAAGTGGAAGCGCACCGGGAAGCTGAACGACGCGGCCTTCGTGACCAAGTACTGGGAGGGCCCCGCCGACACCGGCAGTTGGAAGTACCCGCCCAACGACGGCTTCGCCGAGGTGAACGGCGAGATCGACAAGGAACCGGCCAAGCTGCGCACCGGACAGCGCCTGGACCGCTTCGGCTCCGAGTACGGCGCGTTCCTGGCCCCGGCCGGGGACCCGTACAAGGAACGCGCTCTTCCCCCGACGAACCTCAACTCCCCCTCCCCGGCGGAGCCTTGCAACTATCACGTGTACAAGGTGACCAAGCCCTTCTGGGTGTGGCAGGGCGGCATCGCGCCCTGGTTTGAACAGCCTGGGGGCGGGCAACAGATCAAGCTCGACTCCGTGTTCCTGGACCCGGGCGAGGGGCAGCGGCTCAATGTGAAGTGGCTCCTTGAACACGGCTATCTGGCCGCGGCGCAACCCTAG
- a CDS encoding glycoside hydrolase family 25 protein, with amino-acid sequence MLRGIDVSSYQSSFGTDGVDFVIVKATEGRSYINPRMNAQAKKARDAGCVVGFYHFLWPGNIAAQAEYFVTKAAEHGGDLLACDWETTGEGTHASNAQKDQFIKEVKRLRPNHRVLLYTNRNYWLNVDTTSYAGDGLWIADYVTAGKPRIKADWRFHQYTDQPLDKNVADFASRDALREWATP; translated from the coding sequence ATGTTGCGTGGCATAGACGTCAGTTCGTACCAGTCCTCGTTCGGCACGGACGGCGTCGACTTCGTGATCGTCAAGGCGACGGAGGGCCGCTCCTACATCAACCCCCGCATGAACGCCCAGGCCAAGAAGGCGCGGGACGCGGGGTGCGTGGTGGGCTTCTACCACTTCCTCTGGCCGGGGAACATCGCGGCCCAGGCCGAGTACTTCGTGACGAAGGCGGCGGAGCACGGCGGGGATCTGCTGGCCTGCGACTGGGAGACGACCGGGGAGGGGACGCATGCGAGCAATGCGCAGAAGGATCAGTTCATCAAGGAAGTGAAGCGGCTGCGGCCGAACCATCGCGTCCTGCTCTACACCAATCGAAATTACTGGCTGAACGTGGACACGACGAGCTACGCGGGCGACGGTCTCTGGATCGCCGACTACGTCACGGCCGGCAAGCCGCGCATCAAGGCCGATTGGCGCTTCCACCAGTACACGGACCAGCCGCTCGACAAGAACGTGGCGGACTTCGCGAGCCGGGACGCGCTGCGGGAGTGGGCGACGCCCTAG
- a CDS encoding FadR/GntR family transcriptional regulator, with amino-acid sequence MSHARPLVEQTADRLRDRIAAGEWPVGNRLPGETDLAKELGVGRSTVRESLRALTSEGLVQPRQGAGVFVMATEPVADWPTRLRKAAVADVHEVRLLIEVQAAALAAERRTPEDLDALDATLAAGHAAAHGADFALHAAVVRAAHNPVLADLFDELAPVLRQAALDLVDPPAPPTDDPGPAHAALVQAIRDGDATRAGKEVRAELERTLARLRGTGGATEGHLRG; translated from the coding sequence ATGTCGCATGCCCGCCCCCTGGTCGAGCAGACCGCAGACCGGCTGCGCGACCGGATCGCCGCAGGGGAGTGGCCCGTCGGCAACCGGCTGCCCGGTGAGACCGACCTGGCCAAGGAACTCGGCGTGGGCCGCTCCACCGTCCGCGAGTCCCTGCGCGCCCTCACCAGCGAGGGCCTTGTGCAGCCCAGGCAGGGTGCGGGCGTCTTCGTCATGGCCACCGAGCCGGTCGCGGACTGGCCGACCCGCCTGCGCAAGGCGGCAGTTGCCGACGTCCACGAGGTCCGCCTGCTCATCGAGGTCCAGGCCGCGGCCCTCGCCGCCGAGCGCCGCACCCCCGAGGACCTCGACGCACTCGACGCCACGCTGGCGGCCGGGCACGCGGCGGCCCACGGAGCCGACTTCGCACTGCACGCGGCGGTGGTGCGGGCCGCGCACAACCCCGTACTCGCCGACCTCTTCGACGAGTTGGCGCCCGTGCTGCGCCAGGCGGCGCTCGACCTGGTGGACCCGCCGGCACCGCCCACCGACGACCCCGGCCCGGCGCACGCCGCCCTGGTCCAGGCGATCCGGGACGGCGACGCGACGCGGGCGGGCAAGGAGGTCCGGGCCGAGCTGGAGCGGACCTTGGCGCGGCTGAGGGGCACCGGAGGGGCAACTGAGGGCCACCTGAGGGGCTAG
- a CDS encoding EF-hand domain-containing protein: protein MATIDEARETFKKFDANGDGFITADEFAQAMARMGDYHVTGSVAAAVISDKDQNGDGLLSFDEFWAHVSKS from the coding sequence GTGGCGACCATCGACGAGGCGCGCGAGACGTTCAAGAAGTTCGACGCGAACGGCGACGGGTTCATCACCGCGGACGAGTTCGCGCAGGCCATGGCGAGGATGGGCGACTACCACGTCACCGGGTCGGTGGCGGCCGCGGTCATATCCGACAAGGACCAGAACGGCGACGGCCTGCTGTCCTTCGACGAGTTCTGGGCCCACGTCAGCAAGTCCTGA
- a CDS encoding GNAT family N-acetyltransferase, translated as MQMTLSETLEAAARGKFPPMDGTTTVVPQPGPRDAGVLACTAHSVVFTDEDPDWVRATLASLDCDALSATMNPRFLAALLDRTGRTIDTIDLLTVADRLPGAPPLDLREIEDPEHPRVVRARRRRDGVRVWSADGGVLVLGRGVAGRWEAAIEVDEAVRHQGLGRALAVAARHLVPDGDLVWAQQSPGNARSVRAFQVAGYRPIGSEALLLP; from the coding sequence ATGCAGATGACGTTGAGCGAGACGCTGGAGGCGGCGGCCCGGGGGAAGTTCCCGCCCATGGACGGCACCACCACCGTCGTACCGCAGCCCGGCCCGCGCGATGCGGGAGTGCTCGCGTGTACCGCGCACTCCGTGGTCTTCACGGACGAGGATCCGGATTGGGTACGCGCCACCTTGGCGTCCCTCGACTGCGACGCGCTGTCCGCGACGATGAACCCGCGCTTCCTCGCGGCCCTCCTGGACCGCACCGGCCGCACGATCGACACCATCGACCTGCTGACCGTGGCCGACCGGCTGCCCGGTGCTCCCCCGCTGGACCTGCGGGAGATCGAGGACCCGGAGCACCCGCGGGTCGTGCGGGCCAGGCGCCGCCGCGACGGGGTCCGCGTCTGGTCGGCCGACGGCGGGGTGCTCGTGCTCGGCCGCGGCGTGGCCGGGCGCTGGGAGGCGGCCATCGAGGTGGACGAGGCGGTCCGGCACCAGGGGCTCGGCCGGGCCCTCGCGGTGGCGGCGCGGCATCTCGTGCCGGACGGCGATCTGGTGTGGGCGCAGCAGTCGCCGGGGAACGCGCGCAGCGTGCGGGCCTTCCAGGTGGCGGGGTACCGGCCGATCGGCTCGGAGGCGCTGCTACTTCCGTAA
- a CDS encoding YncE family protein, giving the protein MLHLTKRTSALLCGAVLVAGASLAGCATPADQTTDAAFGKKAPVKPAQPKGIYGLPGMPPVLDAKDVYAADRPNKLSPVVKDFPQRVYVPNTNSNTVTVIDPKTYEVVDTIDVGVQPQHVVPSWDMKTLWVNNNRGHTLTPIDPKTAKRGGPDVEVHDPYNLYFTPNGKHAIVMASLDRELVFRDPHTMKRVKTEPVSCYGVNHADFSLDGRYFIVSCEFSAELLKVDTANMKVVGQLKLPFEGAMPQDVKISPDGKTFYIADMMAHGMWVLDGDKFTTPRLLPTGKGCHGLYISRDSKEMYVPNRGEGSISVFDFAKNKLTKKWWLPDGGSPDMGGVSADGKVLWLSGRYDSEVYAIDTRSGVQLARIPVGGGPHGLAVYPQPGRYSLGHTGIFR; this is encoded by the coding sequence ATGCTGCACCTCACCAAGCGAACCAGCGCGCTGCTGTGCGGCGCCGTCCTCGTCGCGGGAGCCTCCCTGGCCGGCTGTGCGACCCCGGCCGACCAGACCACGGACGCGGCCTTCGGCAAGAAGGCCCCGGTCAAGCCGGCCCAGCCGAAGGGCATCTACGGGCTGCCCGGAATGCCACCGGTCCTCGATGCCAAGGACGTCTACGCGGCGGACCGGCCGAACAAGCTGTCACCCGTGGTCAAGGACTTCCCGCAGCGCGTGTACGTCCCCAACACCAACTCCAACACGGTCACCGTCATCGACCCCAAGACGTACGAGGTCGTCGACACCATCGACGTCGGGGTCCAGCCCCAACACGTCGTGCCCTCCTGGGACATGAAGACCCTCTGGGTCAACAACAACCGCGGCCACACGCTCACCCCCATCGACCCGAAGACAGCCAAGCGCGGCGGCCCGGACGTCGAGGTGCACGACCCGTACAACCTCTACTTCACGCCCAACGGCAAGCACGCCATCGTGATGGCCTCGCTCGACCGCGAGCTGGTCTTCCGCGACCCGCACACCATGAAGCGGGTCAAAACCGAGCCGGTCAGCTGCTACGGCGTCAACCACGCCGACTTCTCGCTCGACGGCCGCTACTTCATCGTGTCCTGCGAGTTCTCCGCCGAGCTCCTCAAGGTCGACACGGCGAACATGAAGGTCGTCGGCCAGCTCAAGCTGCCCTTCGAGGGCGCGATGCCGCAGGACGTGAAGATCTCGCCCGACGGCAAGACCTTCTACATCGCCGACATGATGGCGCACGGCATGTGGGTCCTGGACGGCGACAAGTTCACCACCCCGAGGCTGCTGCCCACCGGCAAGGGCTGCCACGGCCTCTACATCAGCCGTGACTCCAAGGAGATGTACGTCCCCAACCGGGGCGAGGGCTCCATCTCCGTCTTCGACTTCGCCAAGAACAAGCTGACCAAGAAGTGGTGGCTCCCGGACGGCGGCAGCCCCGACATGGGCGGCGTCTCGGCGGACGGCAAGGTCCTCTGGCTGTCCGGGCGTTACGACTCCGAGGTGTATGCCATCGACACCAGGTCCGGTGTCCAGCTGGCCCGCATCCCGGTGGGCGGCGGCCCGCACGGGCTCGCGGTCTATCCGCAGCCGGGGCGTTACTCGCTCGGCCACACGGGCATCTTCCGCTAG
- a CDS encoding polysaccharide deacetylase family protein: MTPIDRRGALLALTGALTAACSRAEPGPRPAAPTPAKAQRPAPHGPAPAPRRFPGLPAQIEHGPRTAQRVALTFHGQGDPATARALLGQAEQAGARVTVLAVGRWLDEHPAMARRILDGGHELGNHTQRHIDINSLPGKEAYAEITGCADRLRRLTGSIGTWFRPSRAQGASPLVAELARRAGYPHVLSYDTDSLDFTSPGAPTVVSNVTGQIRNGSVVSLHFGYADTVAALPAVLEELDRRGLRAVTTTELLT; this comes from the coding sequence GTGACGCCAATCGATCGTCGTGGTGCGCTGCTCGCGCTCACCGGAGCCCTGACTGCCGCCTGCTCCCGGGCCGAACCCGGCCCGCGCCCCGCCGCGCCCACCCCGGCCAAGGCGCAACGGCCCGCACCCCACGGCCCGGCCCCGGCCCCCCGCAGGTTCCCGGGCCTGCCCGCCCAGATCGAGCACGGCCCCCGCACCGCGCAGCGCGTCGCCCTCACCTTCCACGGCCAGGGCGACCCCGCCACCGCCCGCGCCCTGCTCGGCCAGGCCGAGCAGGCGGGCGCCCGCGTCACCGTGCTCGCCGTCGGGCGCTGGCTGGACGAGCACCCCGCGATGGCCCGCCGCATCCTCGACGGCGGACACGAGCTGGGCAACCACACACAGCGCCACATCGACATCAACTCCCTTCCCGGCAAGGAGGCCTACGCCGAAATCACCGGCTGCGCGGACCGGCTGCGCCGCCTCACCGGGTCCATCGGCACCTGGTTCAGGCCCTCCCGCGCCCAGGGGGCGAGCCCGCTCGTGGCGGAACTGGCGCGCCGTGCGGGCTACCCGCACGTCCTCTCGTACGACACCGACTCACTCGACTTCACCTCGCCGGGCGCCCCGACCGTCGTCAGCAATGTGACCGGGCAGATCAGAAACGGCTCGGTGGTGAGCCTGCACTTCGGGTACGCGGACACGGTCGCCGCGCTGCCCGCCGTCCTGGAAGAACTCGACCGCCGCGGCCTGCGCGCGGTGACGACCACGGAGCTGTTGACCTGA